One segment of Fusarium oxysporum f. sp. lycopersici 4287 chromosome 15, whole genome shotgun sequence DNA contains the following:
- a CDS encoding acetyl-CoA C-acetyltransferase: MAGLPPVYIVSVARTPIGSFLGSLSSLTAIQLGSTAIRAAVERAGIESKEVNEIYFGNVLSAGLGQGPARQCAIGAGLPQTTIATTVNKVCASSLKAIILGAQNIMLGTSDIVVAGGTESMSNTPHYLVGLRTGVKYGDQTLNDGVLKDGVTDPYDKEHMGIAGELCAREYGLSRKAQDEYAIKSYKKAQAATEAGLFTEIVPIEISSGRGKPSYKIERDDEIKNLDIDKLKAKGPVFRPDGTITAPNSAPINDGAAAVVLVSEAKLKELNLKPLARILGWGDAEREPERFTVAPSLAIPKAIKHAGLTAEQIDLYEINEAFSAVALANIKILGLNPEKVNVYGGSVAIGHPLGCSGARIVTTLTSALKEKKARIGCAGICNGGGGASALIIENMQYID, from the exons ATGGCCGGTCTTCCTCCTGTTTACATTGTGTCGGTGGCCCGTACGCCAATCGGCTCGTTTCTTGG CTCGCTGTCGAGCTTAACAGCCATTCAACTAGGTTCTACTGCTATCAGGG CTGCTGTTGAGCGAGCCGGTATTGAATCTAAGGAGGTTAACGAGATCTATTTTGGCAATGTCCTCAGTGCTGG TCTTGGTCAGGGCCCTGCCCGGCAATGCGCTATAGGAGCTGGCCTCCCCCAGACCACTATCGCTACTACCGTGAATAAGGTCTGCGCCTCGTCTTTGAAGGCCATTATTCTTGGTGCTCAGAATATCATGCTAGGCACCTCCgatattgttgttgctggcgGTACCGAGTCTATGTCTAATACCCCCCACTACCTAGTCGGTCTCAGAACCGGTGTAAAATACGGCGACCAGACCTTGAATGATGGCGTTCTCAAGGACGGCGTGACAGATCCGTATGATAAGGAGCACATGGGTATTGCTGGCGAGCTTTGCGCTCGAGAGTATGGTCTCTCCCGTAAGGCTCAAGATGAGTATGCAATCAAATCGTACAAGAAGGCCCAGGCTGCCACCGAAGCTGGTCTCTTCACCGAGATTGTTCCTATAGAGATCAGCAGTGGCCGAGGGAAGCCTTCCTACAAGATTGAACGGgacgatgagatcaagaaccttgataTCGACAAGCTTAAGGCAAAGGGCCCCGTTTTTAGACCAGATGGGACCATCACTGCACCTAACTCTGCTCCAATCAACGATGGTGCCGCCGCTGTCGTTCTTGTCTCCgaggccaagctcaaggagctAAACCTCAAGCCACTCGCCCGGATTCTCGGCTGgggtgatgctgagcgagAGCCTGAGCGTTTCACTGTTGCCCCCTCACTGGCCATTCCCAAGGCCATTAAGCACGCTGGTCTGACCGCTGAGCAGATCGACTTGTATGAGATAAACGAGGCTTTCTCCGCGGTAGCCCTCGCAAATATCAAAATTCTTGGTCTTAACCCCGAAAAGGTTAACGTGTATGGTGGCTCTGTTGCCATTGGCCACCCGCTTGGCTGTTCTGGTGCCCGCATCGTCACTACCCTTACCTCGGCActtaaagagaagaaggctaGGATTGGCTGTGCTGGTATTTGCAACGGCGGGGGTGGTGCCTCTGCTCTGATCATTGAGAACATGCAGTACATAGACTAG